The Candidatus Saganbacteria bacterium genome includes a region encoding these proteins:
- a CDS encoding segregation/condensation protein A, translated as MENIDIQNIPPGLQTVKMPDITTIPSDMLEAHEGTGAFTVTLPIFEGHFDALLDMLEKKKMDICDISLTDITRQYLEYLSLAQSLNLSFASEFLVIAAYLLEQKSRAVLPKEEEEQEEEEKIGTSLVDHLMQYRVFKSISQSLKEKKELFSRIFHRSKGEQGPSGERNYVLRDLGVEDLVSAFRKIWLEVRERGEEFEIADDVMTVGDKIKEITGLLSAATEGVVFEALFRTKTRLEVIITFLALLEMIRSKAVIIKQEKMFGQIMIIPAGVESL; from the coding sequence ATGGAAAACATAGATATCCAAAATATCCCTCCGGGGTTACAGACGGTCAAAATGCCGGATATCACAACGATACCGTCAGATATGCTTGAAGCGCATGAAGGCACCGGCGCTTTTACCGTGACGCTTCCGATCTTTGAAGGGCATTTTGACGCCCTTCTTGACATGTTAGAAAAAAAGAAGATGGATATCTGCGATATCAGCCTGACCGATATCACGCGCCAGTACCTGGAATACCTTTCCCTGGCGCAGTCCCTCAACCTGTCTTTTGCTTCGGAGTTCCTGGTCATTGCCGCATATCTGTTGGAACAAAAATCGAGGGCCGTGCTGCCGAAAGAGGAAGAAGAGCAGGAAGAAGAGGAAAAGATCGGGACATCTCTGGTGGACCATCTGATGCAGTACAGGGTGTTCAAGAGCATCTCGCAATCGTTGAAAGAGAAAAAAGAACTGTTCTCCAGGATATTCCACCGTTCCAAGGGAGAGCAGGGTCCTTCGGGCGAGAGGAATTACGTTTTGAGGGACCTCGGAGTGGAAGACCTGGTCAGCGCTTTCAGGAAGATCTGGCTTGAAGTCAGGGAACGCGGCGAAGAATTCGAAATAGCGGATGATGTGATGACCGTCGGTGACAAGATAAAGGAGATAACCGGACTTCTTTCGGCTGCGACAGAAGGGGTTGTCTTTGAAGCGCTGTTCAGGACAAAGACAAGGCTTGAAGTGATAATAACGTTCCTGGCGCTGCTTGAGATGATAAGATCAAAGGCCGTTATCATAAAGCAGGAAAAGATGTTCGGGCAGATAATGATAATACCGGCGGGAGTGGAGTCTTTATGA
- the scpB gene encoding SMC-Scp complex subunit ScpB, with protein sequence MSGVNSRTKDIIESLLFISKRPLSADEMDEICGLGKEEIEKNLGELTEEYASRGLQIIKLAHGYVLATRPEYSSFIEKYLNSPLSISLSPQAIEALSIIAYKQPVTKLEVENIRGVMCDAVINTLLEKRLIKEAGRSDQVGRPILYVTTIEFLKHFGLHDLGELPKVDLEEIAAQTHIMSDAQPGL encoded by the coding sequence ATGAGCGGCGTAAACAGCCGGACAAAGGATATAATCGAATCCCTTCTGTTCATATCCAAAAGACCGCTTTCCGCCGATGAGATGGACGAGATCTGCGGTCTCGGCAAAGAAGAGATAGAAAAAAACCTGGGCGAATTGACGGAGGAATACGCCTCAAGGGGCCTGCAGATAATAAAACTGGCGCACGGATATGTGCTTGCGACAAGACCAGAGTACAGCAGCTTCATCGAAAAATATCTTAACAGCCCTCTTTCGATAAGCCTGTCCCCCCAGGCGATCGAGGCGCTTTCGATAATCGCCTACAAGCAGCCGGTCACAAAGCTCGAGGTGGAAAATATCAGGGGTGTCATGTGTGACGCGGTGATAAACACCCTGCTTGAAAAACGCCTGATAAAAGAAGCGGGAAGATCTGACCAGGTCGGGAGACCCATCCTTTACGTGACGACGATAGAGTTCCTGAAGCATTTCGGGCTTCACGACCTCGGCGAGCTCCCGAAGGTCGATCTTGAAGAGATCGCGGCACAGACGCATATCATGTCCGACGCGCAGCCCGGACTTTAA
- a CDS encoding helix-turn-helix domain-containing protein produces MKEEKNRIGRVLKSARLEKGITLEKASKDTKITQKYLKSIEDEQFLNIPGEVVLKGFLRIYADYLKIDPGPLISELSKKIKKEPKAEIKDQPVQKKADIIPLLKNAMIVLSAVAAAVVIIMVLRSLILVSVRTADIRPADKTGTSDISKKISGSVEIEARIIEKTWIMVLSDGKMVFKDVVLKGQSFSWKAKDRLLIKIGNAAGVHLSSKGKVVLAPGPRGSVITKEFSR; encoded by the coding sequence ATGAAAGAAGAAAAAAACCGTATCGGCAGGGTATTAAAGAGCGCAAGGCTTGAAAAAGGCATCACGCTGGAAAAAGCCTCAAAGGACACCAAGATAACCCAGAAATATCTGAAGTCGATCGAAGATGAACAGTTCTTGAATATTCCCGGAGAGGTGGTGCTGAAAGGTTTCCTGAGGATCTATGCGGATTACCTTAAGATAGATCCGGGCCCGTTGATAAGCGAGCTTTCGAAAAAGATCAAGAAAGAACCGAAGGCTGAGATAAAAGATCAGCCCGTACAAAAAAAAGCCGATATTATTCCTCTTCTGAAAAACGCCATGATAGTGCTGTCGGCGGTTGCCGCGGCAGTGGTCATTATAATGGTGCTGAGGTCTCTTATACTGGTATCGGTAAGAACAGCGGATATCCGGCCTGCAGATAAAACGGGGACTTCGGATATTTCAAAAAAGATCTCCGGTTCCGTGGAGATCGAAGCCCGGATAATCGAAAAAACATGGATAATGGTCCTGTCAGACGGGAAAATGGTATTCAAGGATGTCGTCTTAAAAGGGCAGTCATTTTCGTGGAAAGCCAAGGATAGACTGCTGATAAAAATAGGCAATGCCGCAGGTGTTCACTTGTCGTCAAAAGGGAAAGTCGTCTTAGCGCCCGGGCCGAGGGGAAGCGTCATCACAAAAGAGTTCTCAAGATGA
- a CDS encoding 7-carboxy-7-deazaguanine synthase QueE, which translates to MSISSGYISSIFQSIQGEGVYIGERQVFVRFLGCNLSCAYCDEQEARIINDKDGRPRKCQIKADKKTEQADNPVTADAALQFIENFLSKKNLFHSVCLTGGEPLLQVDFLKDLLPKIKHKKYLETNGVLFENLREMIGLTDIIAMDFKLPSATRAGSYFEDHRRFIRVARAKELFIKAVFSKETTAKEIDDISRVISEEGSDIPLVLQPVTPSRDYRSPASAEQCLAFQAIAKRNLDKVLVIPQTHKILGLD; encoded by the coding sequence ATGAGTATTTCAAGCGGTTATATTTCTTCGATATTCCAGAGCATACAGGGAGAAGGCGTCTATATCGGTGAAAGGCAGGTCTTTGTAAGGTTCTTAGGATGCAATCTATCATGCGCGTATTGCGATGAACAGGAAGCCCGGATCATAAATGACAAGGACGGCCGGCCGCGGAAATGCCAGATCAAAGCGGATAAAAAAACGGAACAAGCCGATAATCCCGTAACAGCGGACGCAGCGCTGCAGTTCATTGAAAATTTTCTTTCAAAAAAAAATCTCTTCCATTCGGTATGTCTTACCGGAGGAGAACCCCTGCTGCAGGTTGATTTTCTAAAAGATCTTCTGCCTAAAATAAAGCACAAAAAATATCTTGAGACGAACGGCGTCCTTTTTGAGAACCTCAGAGAGATGATCGGTCTTACGGACATTATAGCGATGGATTTCAAGCTGCCTTCCGCAACCAGGGCGGGGTCATATTTCGAGGACCACAGGCGGTTCATCAGAGTAGCCAGGGCAAAGGAACTGTTCATCAAGGCGGTTTTTTCAAAAGAGACCACGGCCAAGGAGATCGACGATATCTCGCGCGTGATCTCAGAAGAAGGCAGTGATATTCCTCTCGTGCTGCAGCCTGTAACACCGAGCAGGGATTACAGGTCCCCGGCCTCAGCTGAACAGTGCCTGGCGTTCCAGGCCATAGCAAAAAGGAATTTGGACAAAGTACTCGTCATCCCGCAGACGCACAAGATCCTTGGACTTGATTAG
- a CDS encoding SUMF1/EgtB/PvdO family nonheme iron enzyme, producing the protein MNNIRGIMRGWTNEGRPATWANVRNAIANQTACSVVVSSGLGPILSLTRRRVEEGPVQKLARTATPAFDVAKFMEAHNFIDVPERPFRIMADELSVGLFNRFVKSTQYEIIGHNADSLKGVLAGTDRRSIATYLSWNDGTAYAKWLSAVTGKSIMLPTEKKWLDAVDKVRDQLSGNNWEWTKTPYSSNAFVLHHLNNSLRFNCIPGNRFNFNAVRLVEDK; encoded by the coding sequence ATGAATAATATTAGAGGGATCATGCGTGGATGGACAAACGAAGGAAGACCGGCAACATGGGCGAATGTAAGAAATGCAATAGCGAATCAGACCGCGTGTTCTGTGGTTGTATCATCAGGATTGGGGCCGATCTTATCGCTTACAAGGCGGAGGGTGGAAGAAGGCCCCGTACAAAAACTTGCGCGGACTGCAACCCCTGCTTTTGATGTGGCAAAGTTCATGGAAGCCCACAATTTTATCGATGTTCCCGAAAGACCTTTTAGAATAATGGCAGACGAGCTTTCGGTAGGGCTATTCAACCGATTTGTTAAAAGCACACAATACGAAATTATAGGCCATAATGCGGATTCTTTAAAAGGAGTTCTTGCCGGAACAGATCGACGCAGTATAGCAACATATTTAAGCTGGAATGACGGCACGGCTTATGCTAAATGGCTGAGCGCAGTAACTGGCAAAAGCATTATGCTTCCAACAGAGAAGAAATGGTTAGACGCCGTTGACAAAGTCCGAGATCAACTATCTGGGAACAATTGGGAATGGACGAAAACCCCATATTCCAGCAACGCCTTTGTTCTCCATCACCTGAACAATTCGCTCCGTTTCAACTGCATCCCTGGGAATCGTTTTAACTTCAATGCGGTCCGTCTTGTTGAGGACAAATAA
- the avd gene encoding diversity-generating retroelement protein Avd: MEGPKVITLAYDFIKWAIPHIVKFPRNQRYTLGERVENKLFFLLELLIEAQYSKDKANVLKKANMEIEQTRYLFRLCHDLRLINLKTYELSSRQLMGIGAQVGGWIKQQNTK; the protein is encoded by the coding sequence ATGGAAGGTCCAAAAGTTATAACCTTGGCCTATGATTTCATAAAATGGGCCATTCCTCATATTGTGAAGTTTCCAAGAAATCAAAGATACACGCTTGGGGAACGGGTTGAAAACAAACTATTCTTCCTTCTGGAACTTCTCATTGAAGCTCAGTATTCTAAAGACAAAGCTAATGTGCTTAAGAAAGCGAACATGGAAATTGAGCAGACACGATATTTATTCCGTTTATGCCATGACTTGCGGCTGATCAATTTAAAAACCTACGAATTGTCTTCAAGGCAGTTGATGGGAATTGGGGCGCAGGTCGGGGGATGGATCAAGCAGCAAAATACCAAATGA
- a CDS encoding reverse transcriptase domain-containing protein: protein MDQAAKYQMKRHGYLFDKITSFENLLKASRKAQRGKRFKNSTAEFNLKIESELLELQRELQEATYRIGSYKQFYIYDPKKRLINALSYRDRVAQHALCNVIEPIFDNGLIYDSYACRKDKGSHRAVSRFAMYCRKNKYALKCDIKSYFASIDHGLLFDMIMKKIKDPDVIQLINLILDSTPSPGIPIGNLASQIFANLYLNGLDHYLKQPSRLKSTPA, encoded by the coding sequence ATGGATCAAGCAGCAAAATACCAAATGAAGCGCCACGGTTATTTATTCGATAAGATCACTTCTTTTGAAAATCTCTTAAAAGCCTCACGAAAAGCTCAGAGGGGTAAACGCTTCAAGAATTCCACGGCCGAATTTAACTTAAAAATAGAGTCCGAACTGCTGGAACTGCAAAGAGAACTGCAAGAGGCAACTTATCGAATAGGCAGCTATAAACAATTCTACATTTATGACCCAAAGAAACGGTTAATCAACGCCTTGTCTTACAGAGACAGGGTTGCTCAGCATGCTTTATGCAATGTTATCGAGCCGATATTCGATAACGGATTAATTTATGATAGTTACGCCTGCAGGAAAGATAAAGGCAGCCATAGGGCTGTCAGCCGGTTTGCGATGTATTGCCGCAAGAATAAATATGCCTTGAAGTGCGACATTAAAAGCTATTTTGCCTCAATAGATCACGGCCTCTTGTTTGACATGATCATGAAAAAAATTAAAGACCCGGATGTAATACAGCTGATTAACTTGATCCTTGATTCAACCCCTTCTCCCGGAATTCCAATCGGGAATTTGGCCAGCCAAATATTCGCCAATCTTTATCTTAACGGACTTGACCATTATTTAAAGCAACCTTCGAGATTGAAATCGACCCCCGCTTAG
- a CDS encoding ORF6N domain-containing protein, with protein sequence MPKSVRNKKASVDQDVEKSNSMIISAESIESSIFLLRGQKVMLDADLAPLYEESIKRLKQQVNRNISRFPKDFMFQLTWEELDCLRLHFATLKKFDHKHDPNSMRGRHIKYLPYAFTGQGIAMLSSVLTSKRAIQVNIAIMRAFVKIRQLLTFNKELIQKLSEIEHKIGRHDQDIISLFSAINKILKDESKPKGKFGFV encoded by the coding sequence ATGCCAAAAAGTGTGCGTAACAAAAAGGCATCCGTAGACCAAGATGTTGAAAAATCCAACAGTATGATTATTTCCGCCGAATCAATAGAGTCCAGTATCTTCCTTTTAAGAGGCCAGAAAGTCATGTTGGATGCCGACCTGGCTCCATTATATGAGGAAAGCATCAAAAGATTAAAACAGCAAGTAAATAGAAATATTTCAAGATTTCCCAAAGATTTTATGTTCCAACTCACATGGGAAGAATTGGATTGTTTAAGGTTGCATTTTGCAACCTTAAAGAAATTCGACCACAAGCATGACCCAAATTCCATGCGCGGACGACATATCAAATACCTTCCATACGCATTTACAGGACAAGGAATAGCCATGCTTTCCTCTGTACTTACAAGCAAACGGGCCATCCAGGTCAATATAGCCATAATGAGAGCATTCGTAAAAATTAGGCAGTTGCTTACATTCAACAAAGAGTTGATCCAGAAGCTGTCAGAGATAGAGCACAAGATCGGGCGGCACGACCAGGACATCATCAGTCTCTTCAGCGCGATCAACAAGATATTGAAAGACGAAAGCAAACCGAAGGGGAAGTTTGGGTTTGTTTGA
- the carB gene encoding carbamoyl-phosphate synthase large subunit, with protein MPKRNDIKKIMLIGSGPIVIGQACEFDYSGTQACKALKEEGYKIILVNSNPATIMTDPEFADRTYIEPITPEIVEKIIAIERPDALLPTIGGQTALNTTVALGDSGVFKKYGVELIGASLDSIKKAEDRHLFKEAMKNIGLNMPKSYSVYSSEEAVKIIGDIGFPAIIRPAFTLGGTGGGIAYNIEELKEKVAQGVFLSRIGQVLIEESVIGWKEYELEVMRDLKDNVVIICSIENFDPMGIHTGDSITVAPAQTLTDKEYQRLRNYSIAVMREIGVDTGGSNIQFAVNPENGRVVIIEMNPRVSRSSALASKATGFPIAKIAAKLAVGYTLDEIPNDITKKTPASFEPTIDYVVTKIPRFAFEKFPGADQTLNIQMKSVGEAMAIGRTFKESLQKALRSIETGACGLDDIKDEKEKSVSGHSEDEQSLQLSIYDRPKTETGDIPLEKIKEKISIPNPERLFYIKKAFQSGISLEDVCKLSKIDKWFLDNILQIVSMEEKIKNGKSSVKMTGDRYDIDAKLLLEAKRCGFSDKQIARMWDMTEHEVASARKNAGIIPAYKTVDTCAAEFEAYTPYYYSTYEKEDEVAPCKKPKIMILGGGPNRIGQGIEFDYCCCHASFALKEDGYETIMVNCNPETVSTDYDTSDRLYFEPMTFEDIMHIAEREKPIGAIVQFGGQTPLKLAVPLEKAGLKLLGTSSESIDIAEDRKRFEQMLEKLEIPRPNNGMAMSYEEANVVAKRIGYPVLVRPSYVLGGRAMQIVYDDGMLRDYMKNAVNVSPDHPVLIDQFLEDAIEIDVDCVSDGRDVIIAGIMEHIEEAGIHSGDSACVLPPFSIGEEIIKKIKEYTYAMAKKLKVSGLMNVQYAIKSDKVYVLEVNPRASRTVPFVSKATGVSWAKIAARVMAGKTLKELKVKEAVPDHLSVKEVVLPFIKFSKQDTVLGPEMKSTGEVMGISNNLGEAFAKAQIGAGENIPVKGTVFISVRDRDKRPIVPIAKMLSTLGFDIIATEGTANALGRSGIDVRKIKKVSEGRPNIADEIKSGKIDLVINTPQGKGPRSDEYSIRREALLGKILVVTTIPGAQAITGAIEYLTKSQLTVKALQEYFSK; from the coding sequence ATGCCGAAAAGAAACGACATAAAAAAAATAATGCTCATCGGTTCCGGGCCGATCGTCATCGGCCAGGCGTGCGAGTTCGATTATTCGGGAACGCAGGCGTGCAAGGCCTTAAAAGAAGAAGGATACAAGATCATCCTTGTGAACAGCAACCCGGCGACAATAATGACGGACCCGGAGTTCGCTGACAGGACCTATATCGAACCGATAACACCGGAGATAGTTGAAAAAATAATAGCGATAGAAAGACCGGATGCTCTGCTTCCGACGATCGGGGGACAGACGGCCTTGAACACGACCGTGGCTTTAGGTGATTCAGGCGTCTTTAAAAAGTACGGAGTCGAACTTATAGGCGCCAGCCTCGACTCTATAAAAAAAGCGGAGGACAGGCATCTTTTCAAGGAGGCCATGAAAAACATCGGCCTTAACATGCCGAAAAGCTATTCTGTCTACAGTTCCGAAGAAGCGGTCAAGATTATCGGTGACATAGGGTTCCCGGCGATAATCAGGCCGGCTTTCACCCTGGGAGGCACGGGCGGGGGGATCGCGTACAATATCGAAGAATTGAAAGAAAAAGTAGCTCAGGGTGTATTTCTGAGCAGGATCGGACAGGTCCTGATCGAGGAATCGGTCATAGGATGGAAGGAATACGAGCTTGAGGTGATGCGCGACCTGAAGGATAATGTAGTCATAATCTGCTCGATAGAGAACTTCGATCCTATGGGCATCCACACGGGAGACAGCATCACGGTCGCGCCCGCCCAGACGCTGACCGACAAGGAGTACCAAAGATTAAGGAATTATTCCATAGCCGTGATGAGGGAGATCGGAGTTGATACCGGCGGTTCTAACATCCAGTTCGCCGTAAATCCGGAGAACGGCAGGGTAGTAATAATAGAGATGAACCCGCGCGTCTCCAGAAGTTCGGCGCTCGCTTCAAAAGCGACAGGATTCCCGATAGCAAAGATCGCCGCCAAGCTTGCCGTGGGGTACACTTTGGACGAGATCCCTAACGACATCACAAAAAAGACCCCAGCCTCGTTCGAACCGACGATAGATTATGTAGTCACCAAGATCCCGCGGTTCGCTTTCGAGAAATTTCCCGGAGCCGACCAGACGCTCAATATACAGATGAAATCAGTCGGAGAGGCAATGGCGATCGGAAGGACTTTTAAGGAATCGCTCCAGAAAGCTCTCAGATCGATCGAGACAGGCGCCTGCGGGCTTGATGATATCAAAGATGAAAAAGAAAAAAGCGTAAGCGGACACAGCGAAGATGAACAGTCGCTGCAATTATCGATCTATGACAGGCCTAAGACAGAGACCGGAGATATACCGCTTGAAAAAATAAAAGAAAAGATCAGTATCCCCAATCCGGAAAGGCTGTTCTATATCAAAAAAGCATTTCAATCCGGCATTTCACTGGAAGACGTCTGCAAATTATCAAAGATCGACAAATGGTTCCTGGACAATATTTTGCAGATCGTCTCGATGGAGGAAAAGATCAAGAACGGGAAGTCCTCTGTAAAGATGACCGGAGACAGGTACGATATTGATGCAAAATTATTACTGGAAGCGAAAAGATGCGGATTTTCTGACAAACAGATAGCAAGGATGTGGGATATGACCGAGCATGAGGTGGCAAGTGCCCGAAAGAATGCCGGCATCATTCCGGCGTATAAGACGGTCGATACTTGCGCGGCGGAGTTCGAGGCGTATACACCATATTACTATTCTACTTACGAAAAAGAGGACGAGGTCGCGCCGTGCAAAAAACCGAAGATCATGATCCTCGGGGGAGGGCCCAACCGGATCGGACAGGGCATCGAGTTCGATTATTGCTGCTGCCATGCCTCGTTCGCCCTGAAAGAGGACGGCTACGAGACTATAATGGTCAACTGCAATCCCGAAACTGTCTCGACAGATTACGATACTTCCGACAGGCTGTATTTTGAGCCTATGACTTTTGAGGACATAATGCACATAGCGGAGCGCGAAAAACCCATCGGCGCGATAGTCCAGTTCGGCGGCCAGACGCCCCTTAAACTGGCGGTCCCGCTTGAGAAAGCCGGGCTGAAGCTTCTGGGGACATCGTCCGAATCAATAGATATAGCAGAGGACAGGAAAAGGTTTGAACAGATGCTTGAAAAACTGGAAATACCCCGTCCCAACAACGGGATGGCCATGTCTTACGAAGAAGCAAATGTTGTCGCAAAAAGAATCGGTTATCCAGTGCTGGTGAGGCCGTCATATGTCCTTGGAGGAAGAGCGATGCAGATAGTATATGATGACGGGATGCTGCGCGATTATATGAAGAACGCGGTGAACGTGTCTCCCGACCATCCTGTCCTGATCGACCAGTTCCTGGAGGATGCGATCGAGATCGACGTGGATTGTGTTTCGGACGGCAGGGATGTCATCATCGCAGGGATAATGGAGCACATTGAAGAAGCGGGGATACACAGCGGTGACAGCGCATGCGTGCTTCCTCCGTTCTCCATCGGAGAAGAAATAATAAAAAAAATAAAAGAATACACCTATGCCATGGCTAAAAAGCTGAAGGTCTCGGGGCTCATGAACGTCCAGTACGCTATCAAAAGCGATAAAGTATATGTGCTTGAAGTGAACCCGCGCGCGTCGCGCACTGTCCCGTTCGTAAGCAAAGCGACCGGTGTCTCATGGGCGAAGATCGCGGCAAGGGTCATGGCAGGCAAGACTTTAAAAGAACTGAAAGTGAAGGAGGCAGTGCCTGATCATTTGTCTGTCAAAGAAGTGGTCCTCCCGTTCATAAAGTTTTCCAAACAGGATACCGTTCTTGGCCCGGAGATGAAATCCACCGGCGAGGTCATGGGGATCTCGAACAACCTCGGTGAAGCGTTCGCAAAAGCCCAGATCGGTGCCGGAGAAAATATCCCGGTCAAAGGCACCGTTTTTATTTCTGTCAGGGACAGGGACAAACGTCCGATCGTCCCGATCGCAAAGATGCTGTCCACCCTGGGCTTTGATATCATCGCGACCGAAGGGACGGCAAATGCCCTCGGCAGGTCGGGTATAGATGTGAGAAAAATAAAAAAAGTCAGCGAAGGCAGGCCGAACATAGCGGATGAGATAAAATCCGGGAAGATCGATCTTGTTATCAACACACCTCAGGGCAAAGGCCCGAGATCCGACGAATATTCGATCAGAAGAGAGGCGCTGCTCGGCAAAATACTGGTGGTAACGACCATCCCCGGCGCGCAGGCGATCACCGGGGCGATCGAATATTTGACAAAGTCACAGTTGACAGTGAAGGCGCTTCAGGAGTATTTTAGTAAATAA
- a CDS encoding DUF5679 domain-containing protein → MEAYCVKCKSKKEMKDAKEVKLKNGRPATTGTCGTCGTKMFRIGASK, encoded by the coding sequence ATGGAAGCATACTGCGTGAAATGCAAAAGCAAGAAAGAGATGAAAGATGCAAAGGAAGTCAAGCTTAAAAACGGGAGACCGGCTACGACAGGGACCTGCGGGACCTGCGGAACTAAAATGTTCAGAATAGGAGCGTCAAAGTAA